Proteins encoded by one window of Cuniculiplasma divulgatum:
- a CDS encoding ABC transporter ATP-binding protein — protein MEPLVEIKNLGKKFGEKYAIKDLTFSINKGEIFGLIGHNGAGKTTTIRILCCLISPTEGSARIGNIDVSDQKETQKIRKIIGYVPDNVGLYEQLSAYENLLFYGKLYDYPERELEANIEKYLRIVDLWDERNKPVGTYSKGMKQKVALARALVHEPSLLILDEPTANLDPESSKNIRDLILDLKKEGRTILFNTHNLDEAQRICDRVGILKTTIRAIDTPNNLKEKYGSEKLIVVRIDGVVESIIDLLKNSGFSVLINKGNDLTVESTGNSDENQAIIDVVNKAGGKIKCINEVTSSLEDVYIRLVEGEKK, from the coding sequence ATGGAACCACTTGTTGAGATTAAAAATTTAGGAAAAAAATTTGGAGAAAAGTATGCAATTAAAGATCTCACGTTTTCTATCAATAAGGGAGAAATTTTTGGACTTATTGGCCATAATGGTGCTGGAAAAACAACTACAATAAGAATTTTATGCTGTCTAATCAGTCCAACGGAAGGAAGTGCAAGAATAGGAAATATTGACGTATCAGATCAGAAGGAAACCCAGAAAATAAGGAAAATTATAGGGTATGTACCTGATAATGTAGGACTATACGAGCAGTTAAGTGCGTATGAAAATTTACTTTTCTATGGAAAACTGTATGACTACCCAGAAAGAGAACTGGAAGCAAATATTGAAAAATATCTCCGAATAGTCGATCTCTGGGATGAAAGAAATAAACCCGTTGGGACATATTCAAAGGGAATGAAACAAAAGGTGGCACTTGCCAGGGCACTGGTACATGAACCCAGTTTACTTATCCTAGATGAACCAACTGCAAATCTCGATCCTGAAAGCTCAAAGAATATAAGAGATTTAATCCTGGACCTGAAGAAAGAGGGAAGGACAATACTCTTCAACACGCACAATCTGGATGAAGCCCAGCGTATTTGCGACAGAGTAGGAATTCTGAAGACTACCATAAGAGCTATTGATACCCCAAACAATCTGAAGGAAAAATATGGAAGTGAAAAGTTAATAGTTGTCAGGATAGATGGAGTGGTGGAATCCATAATTGATTTGCTAAAAAATTCAGGTTTTTCTGTGCTGATAAATAAAGGAAATGATCTGACAGTTGAAAGCACGGGGAATAGTGATGAAAATCAGGCCATAATCGATGTAGTTAACAAAGCAGGTGGAAAGATAAAGTGCATTAACGAAGTGACTTCAAGTCTGGAGGATGTATACATAAGACTTGTAGAGGGTGAGAAAAAATGA
- a CDS encoding carbohydrate ABC transporter permease, giving the protein MFRNKTGNSKTRSIGKNRKKDVYEMLLSIGPAKKGVIYILSILLVIIYMLPFYWMFLKMFRSSIFAHFPPDLNPFSLTSVGNLVANFRSVVSFGSFPLWYFNSVFVAAVVVTGSVLVGSAAGYAFARLHFKGRDLLFYAVLATLMIPFPVISIASYIFMLDLGWISTYQGLILPEIVSGLNVFIFRQYFMTIPADVENAAKLDGLSPFQIFYKISAPMAKPAFAAATIYTFIGTWNNFLWPLMEVHSQKLFTLPLVLNFFKGVNGTQIYWNEMMMVVFLTLIPTLVIYILFERYFVEGFALTGVKG; this is encoded by the coding sequence ATGTTCAGAAACAAAACAGGGAATTCAAAAACCAGATCTATCGGAAAAAACAGGAAGAAGGACGTATACGAAATGTTGCTGTCCATAGGACCAGCAAAAAAGGGAGTGATCTATATCCTAAGCATCCTGCTTGTAATAATATATATGCTTCCATTTTACTGGATGTTCCTGAAAATGTTTAGAAGCAGTATATTTGCACATTTCCCACCCGATCTTAACCCCTTCAGTTTGACAAGTGTTGGAAACCTGGTCGCAAATTTCAGGTCAGTTGTAAGCTTTGGTTCATTTCCATTATGGTATTTCAACAGCGTATTTGTAGCAGCTGTTGTGGTTACAGGAAGCGTCCTTGTAGGATCTGCGGCTGGATATGCATTTGCCAGGCTTCATTTCAAGGGGAGGGATCTTCTATTCTATGCTGTACTAGCAACATTGATGATACCATTTCCAGTAATATCCATAGCCTCGTACATATTCATGCTGGATCTGGGATGGATCAGCACATATCAGGGACTCATACTTCCGGAAATCGTTTCTGGACTCAACGTTTTCATATTTAGGCAGTATTTCATGACCATTCCAGCGGATGTTGAAAACGCAGCTAAACTGGATGGTTTATCGCCATTCCAGATATTCTACAAGATATCAGCACCCATGGCAAAACCTGCATTTGCTGCAGCTACGATCTACACTTTTATCGGAACATGGAACAACTTTCTCTGGCCTTTAATGGAAGTTCATTCCCAGAAGCTCTTCACACTGCCACTGGTTCTGAATTTCTTCAAGGGTGTGAATGGTACACAGATATACTGGAATGAAATGATGATGGTTGTATTCCTAACACTGATACCAACACTGGTAATCTATATCCTATTTGAGAGATATTTCGTAGAGGGCTTTGCGCTCACAGGAGTAAAGGGGTAA
- a CDS encoding ABC transporter permease: MNFGKAWLVTKKDLLIMRKRKSILALMFVLPLLLSIGLPSLIDYLIIRKSPPVSEITELLGSFAYFFILISAFIPLYVSSYSIVGEKSEKSIEPLLAAPISDDEILLGKYIAVLLPALSAIYVAGLIFMTLTDLLTHNFIHYYYYPNWTFGAVMLVDVPLGSLYGVALGILVSSKTNNVQSSYQMGGITLIPFIILYVMSEVNIISLDDVNNILLICLGIFIAVIIVYIFNSKTFNRERIILNWK, from the coding sequence ATGAATTTTGGAAAAGCATGGCTTGTCACAAAGAAGGATCTTCTAATAATGAGAAAAAGAAAGTCAATTCTTGCACTCATGTTTGTACTGCCCTTGTTGTTAAGCATAGGATTGCCATCACTGATAGATTACCTCATCATTAGAAAGTCTCCACCAGTAAGCGAAATAACAGAACTCCTCGGGTCATTTGCATACTTCTTCATTTTAATATCAGCGTTTATTCCATTGTATGTTTCCTCATACAGCATAGTTGGAGAAAAATCTGAGAAAAGTATTGAGCCTTTGCTTGCAGCGCCAATCAGTGACGACGAAATACTTCTTGGAAAGTATATTGCAGTCCTTTTGCCAGCTCTTTCTGCAATTTACGTCGCAGGGTTAATATTTATGACTCTCACAGACCTTCTAACTCATAACTTCATTCATTACTATTACTATCCAAACTGGACCTTTGGTGCAGTAATGCTGGTAGATGTTCCACTTGGTTCATTATATGGAGTGGCACTGGGAATTCTGGTGTCTTCTAAAACAAACAATGTTCAGAGTTCCTACCAGATGGGTGGAATTACACTCATTCCCTTCATTATCCTCTATGTGATGAGTGAGGTAAACATAATAAGTCTTGATGATGTAAACAATATATTACTTATCTGCCTTGGAATATTCATAGCCGTGATTATTGTTTACATATTTAACAGCAAAACGTTCAATCGTGAAAGAATCATCCTGAACTGGAAATAG
- a CDS encoding DUF981 family protein, translating to MTAPFVDPLAIMLIGLAMGTGIGAFYFFYAARGQKDQIASLVYPAIGIGLFDFMSGFYMSFAWPMKTFGVPYNMLFGDPLLMFGLLLIIGAVMIYKNVKLGIMPLLSVLLGIYVLDGAYSISALKLETGQNYITAMGLYIFDAIGAILVPIAYFKPEEGKSGAIKYMYYVEWIILGIGTIFALVIGYLALYGHLSSPP from the coding sequence ATGACAGCACCATTTGTAGATCCTCTGGCAATCATGTTGATTGGTTTGGCCATGGGAACAGGGATTGGAGCCTTCTACTTCTTTTACGCAGCAAGAGGGCAGAAGGATCAGATAGCCAGTTTGGTTTACCCTGCCATAGGTATAGGATTGTTTGATTTCATGAGCGGTTTTTACATGTCTTTTGCATGGCCAATGAAAACTTTTGGGGTACCGTATAACATGCTATTTGGTGATCCGTTGCTTATGTTCGGTTTACTACTGATTATTGGAGCAGTAATGATTTATAAGAATGTAAAACTTGGGATTATGCCATTACTTAGTGTACTGCTTGGCATTTATGTACTGGATGGAGCATACAGTATTTCTGCACTGAAACTTGAAACTGGACAGAATTATATAACAGCAATGGGTTTATACATCTTCGATGCAATAGGTGCAATACTTGTTCCTATAGCATACTTCAAACCTGAGGAAGGAAAGAGCGGAGCTATAAAATACATGTATTACGTTGAGTGGATAATACTTGGAATCGGTACAATATTTGCACTTGTAATCGGCTATCTGGCATTATATGGGCATCTGAGCAGCCCACCATAA
- a CDS encoding carbohydrate ABC transporter permease, giving the protein MNNSSLKNKKKKIDLKLEARYGYLLVAPLMMLIIVFTFFPAVYSFAISLFHYNPFGHIVFFVGLANYDTVLHSGLFAKAILDVLYYTVVVVTIQTILAFMFAILFNHKMMVSRISRAFVFIPAIVSSVALSIIFIWVFSDQGLINYFISFFGVKPINFFFSTTYAFPAIMALNIFSTTPYFMIIYLAGLQTIPRSVLEAASLDGVKSGWHRFRYIYAPMLNFTTFIVVILGIIGSMQLFDQIYVITDGGPSHSTYVPLMFIYNRTFIYFGEVGLSAAASFILFFAILFITLMQRRYLKDTRWT; this is encoded by the coding sequence ATGAATAATAGCTCATTAAAAAATAAGAAAAAAAAGATAGATCTAAAGCTGGAGGCACGGTATGGCTATCTGCTGGTAGCACCACTTATGATGCTTATCATAGTGTTTACCTTCTTTCCAGCCGTGTATTCCTTTGCAATAAGTCTTTTTCATTACAATCCTTTTGGTCACATAGTTTTCTTTGTGGGACTGGCCAACTATGATACAGTGCTCCACAGCGGACTATTTGCTAAGGCAATTCTGGATGTACTTTATTATACAGTTGTAGTTGTCACAATACAGACCATCCTGGCCTTTATGTTTGCCATACTTTTCAATCATAAAATGATGGTATCAAGAATATCAAGGGCTTTTGTATTTATTCCTGCGATCGTATCTTCAGTCGCTTTGTCAATCATATTTATCTGGGTATTCTCAGACCAGGGTCTCATAAATTATTTCATATCATTTTTCGGAGTTAAACCAATAAATTTCTTCTTCAGCACAACATATGCGTTTCCTGCAATTATGGCACTTAATATCTTCTCAACAACCCCATATTTTATGATAATTTATCTTGCCGGGCTACAGACAATACCAAGAAGTGTACTGGAGGCAGCAAGTTTAGATGGTGTGAAGTCTGGCTGGCACAGATTCAGATATATCTATGCACCGATGCTCAATTTCACGACTTTTATCGTCGTGATACTTGGAATAATTGGTTCTATGCAATTGTTTGATCAGATCTACGTTATAACTGATGGTGGGCCTTCCCATTCAACCTATGTTCCACTGATGTTTATTTATAATAGGACATTCATCTACTTTGGGGAGGTTGGTCTATCTGCTGCTGCCTCTTTCATACTTTTCTTTGCAATCCTGTTCATCACGCTCATGCAGAGAAGATATCTTAAAGATACGAGGTGGACATAA
- a CDS encoding extracellular solute-binding protein encodes MNKKAIYSIVIVIIVIVAGLGIYFEVYHPAKSSKQSIIFAAAVSSGEEYTFDQNMVNTFNSEHSNVSVTFESLNNFYPTLGTEFATNSAPGVFYMENSALPEFASEGYLQNLKPILTANTSYNLSGFAPSILKTFSYKSGLYAAPKDWSPLAVFFNKAIFSAEHVPYPGNGTWNWTTMKQTLEMLKANESMASSSLGIKDVTPMVIGPQVARALAFMHEAGGDWINEKGNGAVNNTTAFKEGFSYWYDLYSSGLAKLNSNFSAGWNGGDFAAGNIAMIVSGTWTVPVLNASGAYFVGKMSDVGYYYMPAGPTGIHATMMFNVGLGVNSALVGTQKWIADQFVEFFTGPVGEKQWVSEGLALPSRTAILDSSWYSSHFPIQSFVGKQFPYAYGWNYNTTNFEATELDVHNVYASLFAGSLSLNKALTEMLDVTNASLAGTSTL; translated from the coding sequence ATGAACAAGAAAGCGATTTATTCAATCGTTATCGTAATCATAGTAATAGTGGCTGGATTGGGTATTTATTTTGAAGTCTACCATCCGGCAAAGTCTAGCAAGCAGTCTATTATTTTCGCTGCTGCAGTATCCAGCGGTGAGGAATATACATTTGATCAGAATATGGTCAATACTTTCAATAGTGAGCATTCAAACGTTTCTGTAACCTTTGAATCACTGAATAATTTCTATCCAACCCTTGGTACTGAATTTGCAACAAACAGTGCTCCAGGTGTTTTCTATATGGAAAACAGTGCACTTCCGGAGTTTGCTTCTGAGGGCTATTTACAGAATCTAAAACCAATACTTACTGCCAACACTTCCTACAATCTCAGTGGCTTTGCACCATCAATCCTGAAGACGTTTTCCTATAAGAGCGGTTTATATGCAGCACCAAAAGACTGGAGCCCATTGGCGGTTTTCTTTAACAAGGCAATATTCAGTGCCGAACATGTTCCATATCCAGGAAATGGTACATGGAACTGGACTACAATGAAACAAACACTTGAAATGCTTAAGGCAAATGAGTCCATGGCTTCTTCATCCCTCGGTATAAAGGATGTTACTCCGATGGTCATCGGACCACAGGTTGCAAGAGCGCTTGCATTCATGCATGAAGCTGGAGGAGACTGGATAAATGAAAAAGGTAACGGAGCCGTAAATAATACTACAGCGTTCAAGGAAGGATTCTCATACTGGTATGATCTTTATTCAAGTGGTCTTGCCAAATTAAACTCTAATTTCAGCGCAGGATGGAATGGGGGAGACTTTGCAGCGGGAAATATTGCAATGATAGTAAGCGGAACATGGACTGTACCAGTACTTAATGCAAGCGGTGCTTATTTTGTAGGCAAGATGTCAGATGTGGGTTACTATTATATGCCTGCAGGACCAACAGGTATCCATGCTACAATGATGTTCAATGTGGGTCTAGGTGTAAACAGCGCTCTGGTAGGAACACAAAAATGGATTGCAGATCAGTTTGTAGAATTCTTCACTGGACCAGTTGGTGAAAAACAGTGGGTGTCTGAAGGGCTTGCTCTACCATCAAGAACTGCAATACTTGATAGTTCCTGGTATAGCTCACACTTCCCAATTCAGTCATTTGTTGGAAAGCAGTTCCCTTACGCCTACGGATGGAATTACAACACCACAAACTTTGAGGCTACAGAGCTCGATGTGCATAATGTTTATGCAAGCCTGTTCGCAGGATCACTTTCGCTAAATAAGGCTCTTACTGAGATGCTTGATGTGACCAATGCTTCATTGGCTGGTACATCAACCCTATAA
- a CDS encoding TIGR04190 family B12-binding domain/radical SAM domain protein produces the protein MKTDIAFIHPPSIYDFRKRNLKAGPISDVVPSTPVFEMYPMGFLSMLSYLVPRGYNARISNVASMMVMSDKFDPVKYLKSLDTEIYGIDLHWLPHVHGAISIARIIKEFNPDARVLLGGFSASYFSDDIMKTYPEIDYVLKGDFQEYSTMKLIDSVEKNIDLGTVPNLVYRDEMRHVKHNPNSKENTVDNVFLNYKVLMRNAIKYHDVKGHLPYADWINNPESVTIIEHGCQFNCAFCGGSNFSYRNNFFPVSPVYRNPETIAKEIELAREILGAPIFVAGDINLAGEKFYGNLFREIKELKADIPILTEYFKPPQKDYLNELSRSFGEFSVEISPESSSENIRRINGREYSNESLEKSIADAKEAGCKKFDVYFTLGISGQGEKELKDDIEYATKLMKYEKGSEMKVYSFISPLTPFIDPGSLIYEKPEKYGFHITARTIEEYYNLLDKGKSWVDFLNYYNDWMSAKDIERLTYQSEIEMITARRDLRLIDSETAENIINNINRYIDGKDYQKDYRKNSHLSYLNKDIEWSKKHNITRSSLMVYWYKELLGLEKDLGRL, from the coding sequence ATGAAGACGGATATTGCCTTTATACATCCTCCTAGCATTTACGACTTCAGAAAGAGGAATTTGAAAGCTGGGCCGATTAGTGATGTTGTACCGTCAACACCAGTTTTTGAGATGTATCCCATGGGATTTCTCAGCATGCTGTCTTACCTTGTTCCCAGAGGATATAATGCAAGAATAAGCAATGTTGCATCCATGATGGTAATGTCGGATAAATTCGATCCCGTAAAATATTTGAAATCTCTGGATACAGAAATTTATGGAATTGATCTCCACTGGTTACCGCATGTTCATGGCGCAATAAGTATTGCCAGAATTATAAAGGAATTTAATCCAGATGCAAGGGTATTGCTTGGAGGTTTTTCCGCAAGCTACTTCTCAGATGATATAATGAAAACGTATCCAGAGATCGATTATGTGCTGAAGGGAGATTTTCAGGAATACAGTACGATGAAGCTGATTGATTCCGTTGAGAAGAATATTGATCTGGGTACAGTTCCAAATCTTGTTTACAGAGATGAAATGAGACATGTGAAACACAATCCGAATTCAAAGGAGAATACTGTTGACAATGTTTTCCTGAATTATAAAGTGTTAATGAGGAATGCAATTAAATATCACGATGTTAAGGGCCATCTGCCATATGCAGACTGGATAAACAATCCAGAATCAGTTACCATAATTGAACATGGATGCCAGTTTAACTGTGCTTTCTGTGGAGGTTCTAATTTCTCTTACAGAAACAATTTCTTTCCTGTATCACCAGTATACAGGAATCCTGAAACTATTGCAAAGGAAATAGAACTGGCAAGAGAGATACTGGGTGCGCCCATATTTGTGGCAGGGGACATTAACCTTGCTGGTGAAAAATTTTATGGAAACCTTTTCAGAGAGATAAAGGAACTTAAGGCTGACATTCCTATTCTTACTGAGTATTTCAAGCCACCCCAGAAAGATTATCTTAACGAGCTTTCCAGATCCTTTGGTGAATTCTCAGTGGAAATATCACCAGAGAGCTCAAGCGAAAATATTAGAAGAATAAATGGGAGAGAATATTCAAATGAATCACTGGAAAAAAGTATTGCAGATGCTAAAGAGGCAGGATGTAAAAAGTTTGATGTATATTTTACCTTAGGCATAAGCGGTCAGGGGGAGAAGGAACTGAAAGATGATATAGAATACGCCACAAAGCTAATGAAATATGAAAAAGGAAGCGAAATGAAGGTTTATTCTTTTATTTCGCCACTTACACCATTCATAGATCCTGGTTCACTAATATATGAGAAACCTGAAAAGTATGGATTCCATATAACGGCAAGAACCATAGAAGAATACTACAACCTGCTGGATAAGGGGAAGTCATGGGTAGATTTCCTGAATTATTATAACGACTGGATGAGTGCAAAAGATATTGAAAGACTTACATATCAATCAGAAATCGAGATGATTACTGCAAGGAGAGATTTGAGGCTCATAGATTCAGAAACAGCTGAGAATATTATTAACAATATAAACAGGTACATTGATGGAAAGGATTACCAGAAAGATTACAGGAAGAACAGTCACCTTTCATACCTTAATAAGGATATAGAATGGTCAAAGAAACATAATATAACAAGAAGTTCACTGATGGTCTACTGGTATAAGGAACTATTAGGCCTCGAGAAAGATCTTGGAAGGTTGTAA
- a CDS encoding amylo-alpha-1,6-glucosidase, protein MDICRTLKIGDNERDMDHWIVERDTSRSEGFYSSVIKNGPVHFVCGQNGSIESWISPRRRVGLWNFDTQHISGLDIKVNGKSEKETFLKYVRGFAYIYRQYEDFERLDFIASKKAILEMKLRSEKLVNFEINIQILHETAWPQSNFGKDYRVKVNERYIRISSSIASTTINYKSNGNTKIAIDNQKITISSDSTSFLDIYVSCDDSLPEENDLENSIKYNEKTNTISNLVTPSFRINKLFRWAKHDLLELFTSTPIGNGFYAGIPQFSWFFGRDGEWMSMAAIECGLGDLAQNHLDMLYSFSKGGRIPHEIPLSNGGHIKGDNYKIGDSPVSTQFMSIDSSPLWIICMYMLSGWTGKKSDEKTISDVMNFCKSCDRDQDGLIENRFSEGLIGWPESWAQKRDGICVDVNAWWLEAIRVFDQMNGEGNRRFESILKLYKDLFYRFTENGITIIDSANDGKTRDIKGAMQIVPAMYFSGSLFSEGLKWLYQPDLVTEWGVRSVSNRDRFYDGGYHTGTIWPLMTGWMVLALYNNSMYTEGFDMIETFTRLAFSSLDPGRINETYNPEFLYAEGQFFQGWSSSLFIQSIMEGLLGFERVPTDDDPSEMMNPHLPESWDEVKLLNFPFRNKVFNITVRKGNRKEASDISKYMQKNEWQINLSKENAI, encoded by the coding sequence ATGGATATCTGCAGAACTCTGAAAATCGGTGACAACGAAAGAGATATGGATCACTGGATTGTAGAGCGGGATACTTCACGAAGTGAAGGTTTTTATAGTTCTGTAATCAAGAATGGACCTGTTCACTTTGTGTGTGGTCAGAACGGTTCCATTGAATCATGGATTTCTCCAAGAAGAAGGGTGGGATTGTGGAATTTTGACACACAGCACATATCGGGACTGGATATTAAGGTAAATGGTAAAAGTGAAAAAGAAACCTTCCTGAAATATGTAAGGGGGTTTGCATACATTTACAGGCAGTATGAGGATTTTGAAAGGCTGGACTTCATTGCCTCCAAAAAAGCCATTCTTGAAATGAAGTTAAGATCTGAAAAACTGGTCAATTTTGAGATAAACATACAGATTCTTCATGAGACAGCATGGCCACAATCCAATTTTGGTAAGGATTACAGGGTAAAAGTGAATGAAAGATACATAAGGATTAGTAGTAGTATTGCCAGTACTACCATAAATTACAAAAGTAACGGGAATACTAAGATCGCCATAGATAATCAGAAGATAACCATAAGTTCAGATTCCACTTCATTCCTGGATATTTATGTTTCTTGCGATGATTCCTTACCTGAAGAAAATGATCTTGAAAATTCAATAAAATATAATGAAAAGACAAACACCATATCAAATCTGGTTACTCCCTCATTCAGAATAAATAAACTATTCAGATGGGCAAAACATGACCTCCTGGAATTATTTACATCCACTCCTATTGGAAATGGTTTTTACGCAGGAATACCTCAATTTTCATGGTTTTTCGGAAGAGATGGAGAATGGATGTCTATGGCTGCGATTGAATGTGGATTGGGAGATCTTGCACAAAATCATTTAGACATGCTTTATTCATTCTCTAAAGGAGGAAGAATACCACATGAGATTCCCCTTTCAAATGGAGGTCACATTAAAGGTGATAATTATAAAATTGGAGATTCGCCAGTATCGACACAGTTTATGTCCATAGATAGTTCACCTCTATGGATCATTTGCATGTATATGCTTTCTGGTTGGACCGGAAAAAAATCTGATGAAAAAACCATAAGCGATGTTATGAATTTCTGTAAATCATGCGACAGAGATCAGGATGGCCTGATAGAAAATCGTTTTTCCGAAGGTCTCATCGGATGGCCAGAGTCATGGGCACAAAAACGGGACGGTATATGTGTGGATGTGAATGCCTGGTGGCTCGAAGCTATAAGAGTCTTTGATCAAATGAATGGAGAAGGTAATAGGCGTTTTGAAAGCATACTAAAGCTCTATAAAGACCTATTTTACAGGTTTACAGAAAATGGAATAACAATTATTGATTCCGCAAATGATGGTAAAACGAGGGATATAAAGGGCGCAATGCAGATAGTTCCAGCCATGTATTTCAGTGGTTCTTTATTCAGTGAAGGTCTTAAATGGTTATACCAACCTGACTTGGTAACGGAGTGGGGAGTACGATCAGTATCAAACAGGGACAGATTTTACGACGGGGGTTATCATACTGGAACCATATGGCCCCTGATGACGGGCTGGATGGTACTGGCACTTTATAACAACTCCATGTATACTGAGGGTTTTGACATGATTGAAACGTTCACAAGACTCGCTTTCTCTAGCCTTGATCCGGGAAGGATTAATGAAACTTACAACCCGGAGTTCCTTTATGCAGAGGGTCAGTTTTTCCAGGGTTGGTCTTCCAGCCTGTTCATTCAATCTATAATGGAAGGTCTACTGGGGTTTGAAAGAGTACCAACAGATGATGATCCTTCTGAAATGATGAATCCACATTTACCTGAAAGCTGGGATGAGGTAAAATTGCTTAATTTTCCATTCAGGAATAAAGTCTTTAATATTACAGTGCGGAAGGGAAACAGGAAGGAGGCAAGTGACATCTCAAAATATATGCAAAAAAATGAATGGCAAATCAATTTAAGTAAGGAAAATGCGATCTGA
- a CDS encoding ABC transporter ATP-binding protein — MAIELKKLNMAYGSTVALKDFDLHIEDGEFVAILGPSGGGKSTILRIIAGLIIQDSGDVVINGEIMNDIHPSERNVAMVFQNQALYPHMTVYNNLALNLRMKGVSKDEIDRRVNEVAKIVGINTILSRKPREISGGQAQRVGLARAMIRDPVIYLMDEPLTGLDAKFRDEMREELIHFHRITKKSILYVTHDQIEAMSMADRIVVLNNGVKIQEGAPRELYDNPEHVFVATFVGSPAMNTFNFVKNSSNPHMFILDSEDETTPFGLEFESADLPDKLTIGIRPTDFKLVVDGEIKTTLKTLEFLGSVIQIKVEMGSNDITIALSRESRTKTDIFDLKPGSELRFSVDSERFYVFGPDGSRIKNPILKIHPPEKLVENKKGK; from the coding sequence ATGGCAATAGAATTGAAAAAACTAAACATGGCATACGGGTCAACCGTTGCACTAAAAGATTTTGACTTGCACATAGAAGATGGAGAATTTGTGGCTATTTTGGGTCCTTCGGGAGGCGGAAAGAGTACCATCCTGAGGATAATTGCTGGCCTTATCATTCAGGATTCTGGAGATGTGGTGATAAATGGAGAGATAATGAATGATATTCACCCTTCTGAAAGAAATGTTGCAATGGTGTTCCAGAATCAGGCACTGTATCCACATATGACCGTTTACAATAATCTGGCACTAAATCTAAGGATGAAAGGTGTGTCAAAAGATGAAATAGATAGGAGGGTAAATGAGGTTGCTAAAATAGTTGGGATCAACACAATTCTGTCCAGAAAACCGCGGGAGATATCCGGTGGACAGGCACAGAGAGTTGGTCTGGCAAGGGCGATGATACGTGATCCTGTTATTTATCTCATGGATGAACCATTGACAGGACTGGATGCAAAATTCCGTGATGAGATGAGAGAGGAACTCATACATTTCCACAGAATTACAAAGAAGAGTATTCTCTATGTTACACATGATCAGATTGAGGCCATGTCCATGGCTGATAGGATAGTTGTTTTGAATAATGGGGTGAAGATTCAGGAAGGTGCACCAAGGGAACTGTATGATAATCCAGAACATGTGTTCGTTGCCACTTTTGTAGGTTCACCAGCGATGAATACTTTTAATTTTGTGAAAAATTCCAGCAATCCGCACATGTTCATCCTCGATTCTGAGGACGAGACTACACCATTTGGTCTTGAATTTGAATCTGCTGATCTGCCAGATAAACTGACCATAGGAATCAGACCGACGGATTTCAAGCTGGTAGTTGATGGTGAAATAAAAACAACTCTCAAAACACTGGAATTTCTTGGGTCGGTTATACAGATAAAGGTCGAAATGGGTAGTAATGATATAACAATAGCACTTTCAAGAGAATCAAGGACCAAAACAGATATATTTGATCTAAAGCCCGGATCTGAACTGAGATTTTCAGTTGATTCAGAAAGGTTCTATGTGTTTGGACCTGATGGATCGAGAATAAAGAATCCAATACTGAAAATTCATCCACCAGAGAAGCTAGTAGAAAATAAGAAAGGAAAGTGA